From the genome of Silurus meridionalis isolate SWU-2019-XX chromosome 12, ASM1480568v1, whole genome shotgun sequence, one region includes:
- the ptbp1a gene encoding polypyrimidine tract-binding protein 1a: protein MDGRLETDLYPLGSSYVTDIDGVHDITVGTKRGSDELFSSCVSNGPYIMSSGAANGNDSKKFKGDVRSPSAPSRVIHVRKLPSDINEAEVISLGLPFGKVTNLLMLKGKNQAFLEMNTEESAQTMVNYYSSVTPVIRNHPVFMQYSNHKELKTDNSPNQVRAQAALQAVNAVQTASVPLSGVDAGGSGSQSPVLRVIVENLFYPVTLEVLHQIFSKFGTVLKIITFTKNNQFQALVQYSDAMTAQHSKLSLDGQNIYNACCTLRIGFSKLTSLNVKYNNDKSRDYTRPDLPTGDGPSSLEPQTLTSAFTPGLISASPFASAHGFPPAFTLQQAAGLSLPGVPSALASLGVPTAGRLSLAGLNTAAHAVLLVSNLNPESVTPQCLFILFGVYGDVMRVKILFNKKENALVQMADATQAQLAMSYLNGQKLYGKALRVTLSKHTTVQLPREGHEDQGLTKDFSTSPLHRFKKPGSKNYSNIFPPSSTLHLSNIPPSVGEDDLKGLFRSSGATVKAFKFFQKDHKMALIQLSSVEEAIESLIEFHNHDLGENHHLRVSFSKSTI from the exons ATGGACGG acGCTTGGAGACAGATTTGTATCCTCTGGGATCCAGCTACGTCACTGACATTGA CGGTGTCCACGATATAACAGTCGGCACAAAG AGAGGATCCGACGAACTCTTTTCCTCCTGCGTCTCTAACGGTCCCTATATCATGAGTTCAGGAGCAG CGAACGGGAACGACAGTAAAAAGTTTAAAGGAGACGTGCGGAGTCCCAGCGCCCCCTCTCGAGTCATCCACGTCAGAAAGTTACCCAGCGACATCAACGAGGCCGAGGTGATCTCGCTCGGACTTCCTTTCGGCAAGGTCACCAACCTGCTGATGCTCAAGGGCAAAAATCAG GCGTTTCTGGAGATGAACACTGAGGAGTCTGCTCAGACGATGGTGAACTATTACTCCTCCGTCACGCCGGTCATCCGCAATCATCCCGTCTTCATGCAGTACTCCAACCACAAGGAGCTGAAGACCGACAACTCACCCAATCAAGTG CGTGCCCAGGCAGCCCTGCAGGCGGTGAACGCAGTTCAGACGGCCAGCGTGCCCCTCAGCGGGGTGGATGCTGGAGGATCCGGCAGTCAGAGTCCTGTACTGAGGGTGATTGTGGAGAACCTGTTCTATCCTGTCACACTGGAGGTTCTTCACCAG ATCTTCTCCAAGTTTGGCACGGTCCTAAAGATCATCACGTTCACCAAAAACAATCAGTTTCAGGCTCTGGTCCAGTACTCGGATGCTATGACTGCTCAGCACTCTAAGCTG tCTCTGGATGGACAGAACATTTATAATGCTTGCTGTACGCTGAGAATCGGCTTCTCCAAACTCACCAGCCTGAACGTCAAGTACAACAATGATAAGAGCAGAGACTACACACGGCCCGATCTGCCCACAGGAGACGGCCCCTCCTCGCTCGAACCTCAGACTCTCACCAGTGCCTTCA CTCCTGGGTTGATCTCTGCATCTCCGTTTGCGAGTGCTCACGGTTTCCCTCCAGCGTTCACCCTCCAGCAGGCTGCAG GTTTGTCTCTTCCCGGCGTTCCCAGCGCGTTGGCGTCTCTGGGTGTTCCTACGGCGGGTCGACTCTCTCTGGCTGGCCTCAACACCGCCGCACACGCCGTCCTGCTCGTCAGTAACCTGAACCCcgag AGCGTTACGCCCCAATGCCTCTTTATTCTTTTCG GTGTGTACGGCGATGTGATGAGAGTGAAGATCCTCTTCAATAAGAAAGAGAACGCTCTGGTGCAGATGGCAGACGCAACACAAGCACAACTcg CGATGAGTTATCTGAATGGACAGAAGCTCTATGGGAAGGCTCTGCGTGTGACCTTGTCCAAACACACCACCGTGCAGCTTCCCCGAGAGGGACACGAGGACCAGGGACTCACTAAAGacttctccacctctcctcTACACCGCTTTAAAAAACCTGGCTCCAAGAACTACTCCAACATCTTCCCTCCGTCCTCCACCCTCCACCTGTCCAACATCCC acCCTCTGTTGGTGAAGATGATCTTAAAGGGCTGTTCAGAAGTTCAGGAGCCACAGTGAAAGCCTTCAAGTTTTTTCA GAAGGACCACAAGATGGCGCTAATCCAGTTAAGCTCAGTGGAGGAGGCCATTGAGTCTCTCATTGAGTTCCACAACCACGATCTTGGTGAAAACCATCACCTCCGTGTCTCCTTCTCCAAATCCACCATCTGA